In Sporosarcina psychrophila, a genomic segment contains:
- a CDS encoding 1-deoxy-D-xylulose-5-phosphate reductoisomerase yields MTKKISLLGATGSIGIQTLDIIGSNPDKFKLVSFSAGLNIDSVREIASAYHPQMISVIRCEDAEMLKTEFPAIEFVYGDEGLVEVAARTGADILLNAVIGSVGLKPTLEAIRAGITIAIANKETLVAAGEIVMSEARKYGVPILPVDSEHSALFQALNGEDPKRISRLILTASGGSFRDLTRAELANVTLEQALAHPNWSMGNKLTIDSATMLNKGLEVIEAHHLFAMPYEKIDCLLHKESIIHSMIEFEDTSVMAQLGSPDMRVPIQYALTYPDRIPMQNAKPLRLEEIGMLHFEKMDLVRFKALGLAYAAGKEGGTMPAAMNAANEVAVALFMNGRIPFVQIEDIIERVMEAHRTILTPSLEAILETDSLTRKMVYAMVE; encoded by the coding sequence ATGACAAAGAAAATAAGTCTACTAGGGGCTACAGGCTCCATCGGTATACAGACACTGGATATCATTGGTTCCAACCCCGATAAATTTAAGCTCGTATCTTTTTCAGCTGGTTTGAATATCGATAGTGTAAGGGAAATTGCTTCAGCGTATCATCCACAAATGATATCTGTAATAAGATGTGAAGATGCCGAAATGCTGAAAACGGAATTTCCCGCTATCGAATTTGTTTACGGAGATGAAGGCCTTGTTGAAGTTGCGGCACGTACGGGTGCTGATATATTGCTTAATGCCGTCATCGGCAGTGTTGGACTTAAACCAACACTTGAAGCAATCCGCGCTGGGATAACTATCGCTATTGCCAATAAGGAAACACTTGTCGCAGCAGGAGAAATCGTTATGAGCGAAGCCCGTAAATACGGTGTACCGATTTTACCTGTGGATAGTGAGCATTCAGCACTTTTCCAAGCGTTGAACGGTGAAGATCCGAAACGTATTTCTAGGCTTATTTTGACGGCTTCAGGCGGAAGTTTCAGGGATCTTACCCGGGCAGAACTTGCAAACGTGACGCTTGAACAGGCACTTGCGCATCCTAATTGGTCAATGGGCAATAAATTAACAATCGACTCGGCGACCATGTTGAACAAGGGGCTTGAAGTGATTGAGGCACATCATCTTTTTGCAATGCCTTATGAAAAAATTGATTGTTTGCTTCATAAGGAAAGTATCATCCATTCGATGATCGAGTTCGAAGACACAAGTGTCATGGCACAACTTGGTTCACCAGATATGCGCGTACCTATCCAATATGCTTTGACCTATCCAGATCGGATTCCGATGCAAAACGCGAAACCGCTTCGTCTCGAAGAAATTGGAATGTTGCATTTCGAGAAAATGGATCTAGTTCGTTTTAAGGCGTTGGGACTTGCATATGCTGCTGGTAAAGAAGGTGGTACAATGCCAGCTGCCATGAATGCTGCAAATGAAGTGGCTGTAGCGTTGTTTATGAATGGTCGTATTCCATTTGTGCAAATTGAAGACATCATTGAACGGGTAATGGAGGCGCATCGAACAATTCTAACTCCGAGTCTTGAAGCAATTTTGGAAACAGATTCGCTTACTCGAAAAATGGTGTATGCTATGGTAGAATGA
- a CDS encoding FliA/WhiG family RNA polymerase sigma factor: protein MSKQDLMEEAVCWDLWIQNRDPEAGDILVRKYTPLVSYHVQRISSGLPRNVSRDDIMSLGLHGLFDALTKFDPGRDLKFDTYASFRIRGTIIDGLRKEDWLPRSSREKSKKQEEEIMKLEQKLQRHATPEEIAEHMGISVDQVYQTVHEHYFSNVLSIDEKVNDDDDEGQKSFIIKDEGTKTPEQKTMMTELIGDLITKINELNKNEQLVLSFFYTEEMTLTEIGEILGLSTSRISQIHSKALFKLRKLLATEIVDGGIL, encoded by the coding sequence ATGTCGAAACAGGATTTGATGGAGGAAGCCGTATGTTGGGACCTGTGGATTCAAAATCGTGATCCCGAAGCAGGAGACATACTTGTCCGTAAGTACACGCCGCTTGTCAGCTATCATGTGCAACGGATTAGCTCTGGATTGCCCCGTAACGTTTCTCGTGACGACATAATGAGTCTAGGACTTCACGGTCTATTTGATGCGTTGACGAAATTCGATCCAGGCAGGGATTTAAAATTTGATACGTATGCATCTTTTCGTATCCGTGGCACCATTATCGATGGCTTGCGGAAAGAAGATTGGTTACCGCGTTCTTCTAGGGAGAAATCCAAAAAACAAGAAGAAGAAATTATGAAGCTTGAGCAAAAGCTGCAACGTCATGCTACACCAGAAGAAATTGCTGAGCACATGGGAATAAGTGTAGATCAGGTATATCAGACTGTCCATGAACATTATTTTTCAAACGTCCTTTCTATTGATGAGAAAGTCAATGACGATGACGATGAAGGACAAAAGTCGTTTATCATAAAGGATGAAGGTACAAAGACTCCTGAGCAGAAGACTATGATGACTGAATTGATTGGTGACTTGATTACTAAAATCAATGAACTAAATAAAAATGAACAGCTTGTATTGAGCTTTTTTTATACAGAAGAAATGACTCTTACAGAAATCGGTGAGATTTTAGGTTTATCTACGTCGCGGATTTCTCAAATTCACTCGAAAGCGCTATTCAAACTTCGCAAACTATTAGCAACTGAAATTGTTGATGGAGGGATCTTATGA
- the pyrH gene encoding UMP kinase, which translates to MSNPKYKRIVLKLSGEALAGDQGFGLSPEVIKNVAIQVKEVVDLDVEVAVVVGGGNIWRGKVGSEMGMDRATADYMGMLATVMNSLALQDSLEKIGVETRVSSSIEMRQVAEPYIRRKAIRHLEKKRVVIFAAGTGNPYFSTDTTAALRAAEIEADVILMAKNNVDGVYSADPAKDKNAVKYLELSFLDVINQGLEVMDSTASTLCMDNDIPLVVFSIMENGNIKRAVLGESIGTVVRRNL; encoded by the coding sequence ATGAGCAATCCAAAATATAAACGTATCGTCTTGAAATTAAGCGGAGAAGCACTTGCTGGTGATCAAGGTTTCGGTCTATCGCCAGAAGTTATTAAAAACGTTGCAATACAAGTGAAAGAAGTTGTTGACCTAGATGTCGAAGTTGCCGTTGTTGTCGGAGGCGGAAATATTTGGCGTGGTAAAGTTGGCAGTGAAATGGGAATGGATCGTGCGACAGCAGATTACATGGGCATGCTCGCTACGGTTATGAATTCCCTTGCTCTACAAGATTCACTTGAGAAAATTGGCGTTGAAACTCGCGTCTCTTCATCAATTGAAATGAGACAAGTTGCGGAACCATACATACGCCGCAAAGCAATCCGCCATCTTGAAAAGAAACGGGTCGTCATTTTTGCAGCAGGTACGGGGAATCCGTATTTCTCAACTGATACGACAGCAGCGCTCCGCGCAGCTGAAATTGAAGCGGACGTCATTCTTATGGCGAAAAACAATGTGGACGGCGTTTATTCAGCTGACCCGGCTAAAGATAAGAATGCAGTTAAATACTTAGAACTATCGTTTTTGGATGTCATTAACCAAGGGCTTGAAGTAATGGATTCAACGGCTTCAACTCTATGTATGGACAACGATATCCCACTCGTAGTATTCTCTATTATGGAAAATGGAAATATTAAGAGAGCCGTCCTAGGTGAATCGATCGGGACGGTCGTCAGGAGGAATTTATAA
- a CDS encoding chemotaxis protein CheW, giving the protein MTDKLNQKEMKVIVFQLLDMEYAISVDIVQSIEKVLSITRVPKTPAYVKGVINLRGIVTPIVDLRERFGLASKEMDDSTRIIIVTLDEYDVGLIVDAANDVLDIPVNAIEPQPEVVGTIESDFISGVAKVEKHLLVMLNLDKVLEPVKRVASDEF; this is encoded by the coding sequence ATGACTGATAAACTCAATCAAAAAGAAATGAAAGTAATTGTTTTTCAATTGTTAGATATGGAATATGCCATCAGTGTCGATATCGTTCAGTCAATCGAAAAAGTGCTTTCGATTACCCGGGTTCCCAAAACGCCAGCTTATGTTAAAGGAGTTATTAACCTTAGAGGGATCGTTACGCCAATTGTCGACTTACGTGAGCGGTTTGGTCTCGCATCAAAAGAGATGGATGACAGTACAAGAATAATAATTGTCACGTTAGATGAATATGATGTAGGGCTGATTGTAGATGCTGCGAATGATGTACTCGACATTCCAGTGAATGCAATCGAACCACAACCAGAAGTCGTCGGTACTATAGAGTCAGACTTCATATCCGGCGTCGCTAAAGTGGAAAAACATCTTCTTGTTATGCTGAATCTAGATAAAGTTCTTGAGCCCGTGAAGCGGGTGGCATCAGATGAATTCTGA
- a CDS encoding phosphatidate cytidylyltransferase, translating to MKQRILTAIVALIFFVPVVVIGGLPFTVAVYAIATIGLYELLRMRDIQLFSIEGILTWFALAILLMPANWSGTVFEMVGYTKIEMTFAIVLMLLIYTVVVKNRFTFDHAAFSVLGVLYVGIGFYYLIETRLFGIEYVVYALMVIWVTDSGAYFTGRKIGKRKLWPEISPNKTVEGFVGGVLSAVVFACIFQIYFPIASTYIILIVVTIIASIVGQLGDLVESALKRHYEVKDSGKLLPGHGGILDRFDSLLFVLPLLHFLHFVG from the coding sequence TTGAAACAGAGGATACTGACGGCAATCGTTGCGCTTATCTTTTTCGTTCCAGTAGTTGTAATAGGTGGGTTGCCCTTCACGGTTGCAGTTTATGCAATTGCAACAATTGGGTTATATGAACTATTACGAATGAGGGATATTCAACTATTTTCAATTGAAGGCATTTTAACATGGTTTGCGCTTGCAATATTACTTATGCCTGCCAATTGGAGCGGCACCGTCTTCGAAATGGTTGGTTATACAAAAATCGAAATGACATTTGCTATTGTCCTTATGCTATTGATTTATACAGTTGTTGTTAAAAATCGATTTACGTTCGATCATGCAGCTTTTTCTGTTTTAGGTGTGTTGTATGTCGGAATTGGATTTTATTATTTGATTGAAACGAGATTATTCGGAATCGAATATGTCGTGTATGCTTTGATGGTAATTTGGGTTACGGATTCCGGTGCCTATTTCACAGGAAGAAAAATAGGTAAGCGTAAATTGTGGCCGGAGATCTCCCCGAACAAGACAGTGGAAGGTTTTGTAGGCGGTGTATTGTCAGCTGTTGTTTTTGCTTGCATCTTCCAAATCTACTTCCCTATTGCTTCTACATATATCATACTTATTGTTGTGACGATTATTGCATCGATTGTCGGGCAATTGGGCGACCTTGTCGAATCGGCACTAAAAAGGCATTATGAAGTGAAGGATTCAGGAAAGCTCCTGCCAGGTCATGGTGGGATTCTAGACAGGTTCGATAGTCTCCTTTTTGTACTGCCATTACTTCATTTTCTACACTTTGTAGGATAA
- the rpsB gene encoding 30S ribosomal protein S2, translating to MSVISMKQLLEAGVHFGHQTRRWNPKMKKFIFVERNGIYIIDLQKTVKKLEEAYAFMRQVGADGGKVLFVGTKKQAQDAIKEEAERAGMYYINQRWLGGTLTNFGTIQKRVARMKQIEKMEEDGTFDVLPKKEVGQLKKQHERLVKFLGGIRDMKAIPDVMFVVDPRKERIAVAEAIKLNIPLVGIVDTNCDPDEIDYIIPANDDAIRAVRLLTSKMADALLESRQGEDEEATQEETVAAE from the coding sequence ATGTCAGTTATCTCAATGAAACAACTGCTTGAAGCCGGAGTACACTTCGGTCACCAAACACGCCGCTGGAACCCGAAAATGAAGAAATTCATCTTCGTGGAACGTAACGGAATCTACATCATCGATTTACAAAAAACGGTGAAAAAACTTGAAGAAGCTTACGCATTCATGCGTCAAGTTGGTGCTGATGGCGGTAAAGTTCTATTCGTCGGTACTAAAAAACAAGCACAAGATGCAATTAAAGAAGAAGCTGAACGCGCTGGAATGTATTATATTAACCAACGCTGGCTTGGTGGAACACTTACAAACTTTGGCACAATCCAAAAACGTGTTGCACGTATGAAACAAATCGAGAAAATGGAAGAAGACGGTACATTTGACGTACTTCCTAAAAAAGAAGTTGGACAACTTAAGAAACAACACGAACGTCTTGTGAAATTCCTTGGCGGAATCCGTGATATGAAAGCAATTCCGGATGTTATGTTCGTTGTTGACCCACGCAAAGAACGCATCGCGGTTGCTGAAGCAATCAAATTGAACATTCCACTAGTTGGAATCGTTGACACGAACTGTGATCCAGACGAAATTGACTACATCATTCCTGCGAATGATGATGCAATTCGCGCAGTACGTCTATTGACTAGCAAAATGGCTGATGCTTTGCTTGAATCAAGACAAGGTGAAGACGAAGAAGCGACTCAAGAAGAAACTGTAGCTGCAGAGTAA
- the tsf gene encoding translation elongation factor Ts, which translates to MKITAQMVKELREKTGTGMMDCKKALTETNGDMEAAIDFLREKGLSSSAKKADRIAADGTTYIHVDGNEAIILEVNAETDFVAKNEGFQTLVNDLAVHLLATKPATVEEAVASTLPNGLSVADHISNTVAKIGEKITLRRYEIRTKTDNDAFGPYLHMGGRISVLTIVEGSTDSDAAKDVAMHIAALNPKYVSRDQVSAEEVEHERKILTEQALNEGKPENIVAKMVEGRIGKYFEDICVLDQAFVKNSDQKVGDFVKSTGGTLKEFIRYAVGEGIEKPEDNFADEVMSQVKGN; encoded by the coding sequence ATGAAAATTACAGCGCAAATGGTTAAGGAATTACGGGAAAAAACAGGTACAGGTATGATGGACTGTAAAAAAGCGTTAACAGAAACAAACGGTGACATGGAAGCGGCAATTGATTTCCTACGTGAAAAAGGTCTTTCTAGTTCTGCTAAGAAAGCGGATCGTATTGCTGCAGACGGTACAACGTATATTCATGTTGACGGTAACGAAGCAATTATTCTTGAAGTGAACGCAGAAACTGATTTCGTAGCTAAAAATGAAGGTTTCCAAACACTTGTAAACGATCTTGCTGTACACCTTCTTGCTACAAAGCCTGCTACAGTCGAAGAGGCAGTTGCATCTACATTGCCAAACGGATTGTCAGTAGCGGATCATATTTCAAACACTGTTGCTAAAATCGGTGAGAAAATTACACTTCGTCGTTATGAAATTCGTACGAAAACAGATAACGATGCTTTCGGACCATATTTGCACATGGGTGGACGAATCAGTGTTCTTACTATTGTTGAAGGTTCAACAGATTCAGATGCAGCAAAAGACGTTGCAATGCACATTGCAGCATTGAATCCGAAATACGTTTCACGTGACCAAGTTTCTGCTGAAGAAGTTGAGCACGAACGTAAAATCCTTACAGAACAAGCACTTAACGAAGGTAAACCAGAAAACATCGTTGCGAAAATGGTTGAAGGCCGTATCGGTAAATACTTCGAAGATATTTGTGTACTTGATCAGGCATTTGTTAAAAATTCCGATCAAAAAGTTGGCGATTTCGTGAAATCAACTGGCGGTACATTGAAAGAATTTATCCGTTATGCAGTTGGTGAAGGTATTGAAAAACCTGAAGATAACTTCGCAGATGAAGTTATGAGCCAAGTTAAAGGTAACTGA
- a CDS encoding chemotaxis protein CheD: MMILNEVIRVGIADMNIVKEPMTIRTSGLGSCVGIVLYDERKKIAGMVHIMLPDSSLGKSDRINVAKFADTGIYALMELLKAEGVRPMALKAKIAGGSQMFQFGSSDTIRIGPRNVEAVKQELKRLSIPIIAEDTGGSSGRTIEFNPTESMLNIRTVNLGTKEI; this comes from the coding sequence ATGATGATTTTGAACGAGGTAATTCGGGTAGGAATCGCGGATATGAATATCGTCAAGGAACCGATGACAATTAGAACTTCAGGTCTGGGTTCATGTGTCGGAATTGTACTCTACGATGAGCGTAAAAAGATTGCGGGAATGGTACATATCATGCTTCCGGATTCCAGTCTTGGTAAATCGGATCGCATTAATGTCGCTAAGTTTGCGGATACCGGTATTTATGCGTTGATGGAATTGCTCAAGGCGGAAGGTGTCAGACCGATGGCTTTGAAGGCGAAAATTGCGGGTGGTTCACAAATGTTTCAATTCGGTTCAAGCGACACGATTCGCATTGGTCCGCGAAACGTTGAAGCCGTTAAACAAGAATTGAAACGATTGTCTATCCCGATTATTGCTGAAGACACCGGGGGCTCGAGCGGCCGTACAATTGAATTTAATCCTACAGAATCAATGCTTAACATCCGAACAGTAAATTTAGGAACGAAGGAAATTTGA
- the rseP gene encoding RIP metalloprotease RseP, with amino-acid sequence METVISFIIVFGTLVFFHELGHFLFAKKAGIMVREFAIGFGPKIIGIQKGETLYTVRLLPLGGYVRMAGEDFDTVALQAGYRVGLLINAANEVEKIYLNRNVANPDVLFLETESSDLEKKLFIEGYDEEGQLVRYNVSRKAVIYEKGQKTLIAPYDRQFESKSLGGRAMTIFAGPLFNFILAFFIFLTIGLLQGVPTYEPVITNVVSGDPAQVAGMKDGDFVKVVDGKPIETWQEFAEIIQNSPGILLQLEVDRNGDSVMMDVVPKTLEEKGKEYGQIGVKYTSPVVKGPLKAVQYGVEETIVWFKRIAELLGMLVTGQLSFDALSGPVGIYQATGEVAQHGIYSLMNWAAILSINLGIMNLLPLPALDGGRLLFFLFEAIRGKPIAKQKEGMVHFVGIVLLMLLMLIVTWNDIQRFFF; translated from the coding sequence ATGGAAACCGTTATTTCGTTTATAATCGTATTCGGTACTTTGGTCTTTTTTCATGAACTAGGACATTTCTTGTTTGCGAAAAAGGCTGGAATCATGGTGCGTGAATTCGCAATAGGATTCGGCCCTAAAATTATTGGTATTCAAAAAGGTGAAACGTTATATACAGTTAGACTTCTGCCGCTTGGTGGTTATGTCCGGATGGCAGGGGAAGACTTTGATACGGTTGCATTACAGGCTGGTTATCGTGTAGGTCTATTAATTAATGCTGCGAATGAAGTTGAAAAGATTTACTTGAACCGCAATGTTGCGAATCCTGACGTTCTATTCCTTGAAACCGAGTCATCTGATTTGGAAAAGAAACTATTCATCGAAGGCTATGATGAAGAAGGGCAGCTTGTCCGTTACAATGTATCTAGAAAAGCGGTTATCTATGAGAAGGGGCAGAAAACACTTATTGCCCCGTATGATCGCCAATTCGAATCGAAGTCTCTCGGCGGCCGAGCAATGACTATCTTTGCAGGTCCATTGTTTAACTTTATTCTGGCGTTTTTCATATTCCTTACGATCGGACTGTTACAAGGTGTACCGACATATGAACCCGTTATTACAAACGTGGTTAGCGGTGATCCTGCACAGGTTGCTGGTATGAAAGATGGAGACTTCGTTAAAGTGGTCGATGGCAAACCCATCGAAACATGGCAGGAGTTTGCTGAAATCATTCAAAATAGTCCCGGTATACTGCTCCAGCTTGAAGTGGATCGTAACGGTGATTCGGTGATGATGGATGTTGTACCAAAGACACTTGAAGAAAAGGGTAAAGAATACGGCCAGATTGGCGTGAAGTATACAAGCCCAGTAGTGAAAGGTCCGTTAAAAGCAGTTCAGTATGGGGTAGAAGAAACAATTGTATGGTTTAAAAGAATTGCCGAATTACTCGGAATGCTCGTAACAGGTCAATTGTCATTCGACGCCTTATCAGGTCCTGTAGGTATTTACCAAGCTACTGGGGAAGTGGCGCAGCACGGTATATATAGTCTCATGAACTGGGCGGCAATTTTAAGCATTAACCTGGGGATTATGAACTTGTTGCCATTGCCAGCACTTGACGGCGGAAGGTTATTGTTCTTCCTGTTTGAAGCAATTCGTGGTAAGCCAATCGCCAAACAAAAAGAAGGAATGGTCCATTTTGTAGGGATTGTTCTGCTGATGTTACTTATGCTTATAGTAACCTGGAATGATATACAGCGCTTTTTCTTTTAA
- a CDS encoding DUF6115 domain-containing protein yields MITIFLVFLFIIQIISFYFLALLYTKVTKFDDLEKKQRKLMAEMDNSIVAYLSELKDENERLIEQLTVYAQQPAVKKTTVSASQEPAASEEVRPVIRASIPKMPVNLALKSYKAAGQATEESKAPVEAEDARTQVIRLHDAGQSIEEIAKQLGKGRTEIELILKFR; encoded by the coding sequence ATGATAACGATTTTTTTAGTGTTTTTATTCATCATACAAATAATAAGTTTTTACTTCCTAGCTTTGCTTTACACTAAAGTTACGAAGTTTGATGATCTCGAAAAAAAACAGCGCAAGCTTATGGCTGAAATGGATAATTCGATTGTTGCATACTTATCGGAGTTGAAAGACGAGAATGAGCGCTTAATTGAACAGCTTACAGTCTATGCTCAACAACCTGCTGTCAAAAAAACAACTGTAAGTGCTTCACAAGAACCTGCGGCTTCTGAAGAAGTTCGGCCCGTAATACGTGCCAGCATACCTAAAATGCCAGTTAATCTTGCTCTCAAGTCTTATAAGGCAGCAGGACAGGCCACTGAGGAGTCTAAGGCGCCAGTTGAAGCCGAGGATGCAAGAACACAGGTAATTAGACTGCACGACGCGGGGCAGTCCATAGAAGAAATTGCTAAGCAACTAGGCAAAGGGCGTACAGAGATAGAGTTAATCTTGAAATTCAGATGA
- a CDS encoding chemotaxis protein CheC — protein MNSDNKITDMHLDVLKEVGNIGAAHAATSLSQLLNRKIDMHVPNVKLVSFDEMFDLAGGAETIVAGIFLRIEGDLSGSMFFVLPVESANHFIRRLIEDETFDFASPNLPEIGVSAMQELGNILSGSYLSALSDFTGLKIYPTVPSLSVDMVGAIVSFGLIEISHYSDEVIVIDTQIREEGEEGISSVNGHFFLLPDPPSYVTIFRSLGVM, from the coding sequence ATGAATTCTGATAATAAAATTACGGACATGCATCTTGATGTCTTGAAAGAAGTGGGGAATATTGGAGCGGCACACGCGGCAACTTCATTGTCACAACTGCTTAACCGTAAAATTGATATGCATGTTCCGAATGTCAAACTAGTGTCATTTGATGAGATGTTTGACCTTGCCGGTGGTGCTGAAACAATAGTAGCTGGAATCTTCCTCCGAATTGAGGGAGATTTGTCCGGCAGTATGTTTTTTGTGCTACCCGTGGAATCAGCAAATCATTTCATCAGAAGATTGATTGAGGACGAGACATTCGATTTTGCCTCTCCTAATCTTCCTGAAATAGGAGTATCCGCCATGCAAGAACTTGGCAATATTCTTTCAGGTTCATATTTGTCCGCACTGTCCGATTTTACGGGCTTGAAAATTTATCCTACAGTACCTTCGTTAAGTGTCGACATGGTTGGTGCAATCGTCAGTTTCGGGCTTATTGAAATCTCTCATTATAGCGATGAAGTCATCGTTATTGACACGCAGATTCGTGAGGAAGGTGAGGAAGGAATTTCAAGTGTAAACGGTCACTTTTTCCTGCTTCCGGACCCCCCATCTTACGTTACTATTTTCCGTTCACTAGGTGTAATGTGA
- the frr gene encoding ribosome recycling factor, with translation MANEVMDQAKDRMEKAIGGYTRELASIRAGRASAAMLDRLTVEYYGAPTPISQMAGISVPEARLLVIQPYDKTILADIEKAIMKSDIGITPSNDGSVIRLAVPALTEDRRKELVKSVKKEAEEAKIAIRNVRRDANEDFKKLEKSSSITEDELHRYGEEIQKLTDSQIVRIDEIAKDKENEIMEI, from the coding sequence ATGGCTAACGAAGTAATGGATCAAGCGAAAGATCGTATGGAAAAAGCAATTGGTGGATATACGAGAGAACTAGCTTCTATTCGTGCAGGACGTGCAAGCGCTGCAATGCTGGACAGATTAACTGTTGAGTATTACGGTGCTCCTACTCCAATATCACAGATGGCTGGTATTTCAGTACCTGAGGCACGTCTGCTTGTCATTCAACCCTATGACAAGACAATACTTGCTGATATTGAAAAGGCAATCATGAAATCGGATATCGGAATTACACCTTCTAATGATGGTAGCGTTATCCGCCTTGCTGTTCCAGCATTGACAGAAGATCGCCGAAAAGAACTTGTGAAATCTGTGAAAAAAGAAGCAGAGGAAGCAAAAATAGCGATACGTAATGTTCGTCGTGATGCGAATGAAGATTTCAAGAAACTTGAAAAAAGTAGTTCAATTACTGAGGATGAACTACACCGTTATGGTGAAGAAATCCAAAAGTTGACGGATTCACAAATCGTGAGAATCGATGAAATTGCAAAAGATAAAGAAAACGAAATCATGGAAATCTGA
- a CDS encoding isoprenyl transferase: MLEKLFRKKTMVSGGSISDRIVTVKSRKIPTHVAIIMDGNGRWAKQRNLPRIAGHHEGMKKVRLITRIANDLGIKVLTLYAFSTENWKRPKLEIDFLMKLPGEFLSTYLPELIEQNVKVEMIGNFDMLPDHTKKAISKAMEETKHNDGLTLNFAMNYGSRLELVESVKEIAALVVEGSINSEDIDESLIGSHLMTSHLPEPDLLIRTSGEVRLSNFMLWQLAYAEFSFTDVLWPDFDEICMLNAIEEFQLRNRRFGSVEGNGDV; this comes from the coding sequence ATGTTGGAAAAACTTTTTCGAAAAAAAACTATGGTGTCAGGTGGTTCAATTTCGGACCGAATTGTAACTGTTAAAAGCAGGAAAATCCCTACACATGTGGCAATTATTATGGACGGTAATGGCAGATGGGCGAAACAACGTAACTTGCCAAGAATCGCCGGCCACCATGAAGGGATGAAGAAGGTCCGTTTAATAACACGCATCGCAAATGATCTAGGCATAAAAGTACTGACACTTTATGCTTTCTCCACCGAAAACTGGAAACGACCGAAACTCGAAATAGATTTCTTGATGAAACTTCCCGGAGAGTTTCTTAGCACTTACCTCCCCGAGTTAATCGAGCAAAACGTGAAGGTTGAAATGATTGGAAATTTTGATATGTTGCCAGATCATACGAAAAAAGCGATTAGTAAAGCAATGGAAGAAACAAAGCACAATGACGGTTTAACATTGAACTTTGCCATGAATTACGGTAGCAGGCTAGAACTTGTTGAATCTGTCAAAGAAATTGCGGCACTGGTAGTGGAAGGATCTATTAATTCCGAAGACATCGACGAGTCGCTCATTGGATCCCATTTAATGACCTCTCATTTACCGGAACCGGATTTGCTGATCCGCACAAGCGGCGAAGTCAGGCTGTCCAATTTCATGTTATGGCAGCTCGCATATGCCGAGTTTTCTTTCACAGACGTGTTGTGGCCAGATTTTGATGAAATATGCATGCTGAATGCGATTGAAGAATTCCAATTGCGAAATAGACGTTTTGGTAGTGTAGAAGGGAATGGGGACGTTTGA